In one Bryobacteraceae bacterium genomic region, the following are encoded:
- a CDS encoding carboxypeptidase regulatory-like domain-containing protein produces MGLVTKRLAGALALQLLLMTSAFGQASDGNVTGVVYDPSGAVISGAAVEATQVSTNAVSATVSGPDGSYRFNNLPVGRYEIRASADRFLPLTIRNVAVELNRTVTVAVTLPVAGVEQAVEVTDAAAPIDASTAQVSSTYNSRLAQDLALGANVGGVDNHYGVLNLSLTGAGVASSGGIGQGVGPSVGGQRPTNNNYVIDGIDNNRRDTTGPISYVSNEATSSVTVIQNAAAPEFGHSTGGTFNVSVKSGGNDMHGSAYEYLSNRYLNALDASFKRQGINERQRLDQNRLGGALGGAIVKNKLFYFGNFEYSPYGQNATSSSAVFTPTAEGYAALERIPGLNTTNLGVLKQYAPASAQAAKTTRVAGETISLGVLPIVAPFYINRWDYIGSIDWDASQKDKFRGRFIGNNIRAVDSFAGLPAFFGKQPTNGYNTSLTWFRTVSASALNELRVGYTRHFNQTSAGDFAFPGLDAFPTIGIQSDLNLSLGPSSIAPQSAVINTYSLVDNFTWFRGRHTLKAGFDVRRVIAPQFFVTRVRGEYNYSTLDRFLRDLTPDRMAQRSFGNATYWGNLWSNYAYLNDDIRLRPNVTLNLGLRYEYVDVPASSKMQSLNSASSVPGLIDFREPKAQRANFAPRVGLVWSPGNSGTLAIRAGAGLSYDQWYQNLGLLTLPPQFFTTVDQTAAAGTNFLANGGIRSAPVGSGLSVPDARASTVSYIPDQVRPYAAHWTLGVQKTLRNNYVVEVRYLGTRGVHLPFQTRLNSASVVTPQHSLPMFLSRPTQGELDGLPLTLNQLRSETNPLVQQYFDAGFRAPITSFKPVGNSTYHGLATQITKRMSRDLQFSTAYTWSHNIDDSTIPVFSTLIVPRRAQDSYNLRPERASSALDRRHRLAVTGVYDAPWFRNSESWLLRNAAGNLTVSGSYIAESPMYATVQSLSDANLNGDIFGDRALINPAGDPFRGSGSLPLANSAGQVVGYLAADPSARYVAAAPGLFPNAGRQTLPLRGINNVDLSLMKNFDLGETRKLQVRADFVNAFNHSQFIPGSANTVQPVPQMGTVNYFLPGHPDFGNPETAFRNNARTIQLALRLMF; encoded by the coding sequence GTGGGTCTTGTAACGAAACGTCTCGCTGGCGCTCTGGCGCTGCAATTGTTGCTGATGACGAGCGCCTTCGGGCAAGCGTCGGACGGCAATGTCACCGGTGTCGTTTACGATCCGAGTGGAGCTGTCATCTCCGGGGCTGCCGTGGAGGCTACGCAAGTCTCCACCAACGCCGTCAGCGCCACGGTCTCAGGCCCGGACGGGAGCTATCGCTTCAACAATCTGCCCGTGGGCCGCTACGAGATTCGCGCGTCGGCCGATCGCTTTCTGCCGCTCACCATTCGCAATGTCGCGGTGGAGTTGAACCGCACGGTAACGGTGGCGGTGACGCTGCCCGTGGCGGGCGTGGAGCAGGCGGTGGAAGTGACCGACGCGGCGGCTCCGATTGACGCTTCGACGGCGCAGGTTTCATCGACGTACAACTCGCGGCTGGCGCAGGATCTGGCGTTGGGAGCTAATGTGGGCGGAGTCGACAACCACTATGGCGTGCTGAATCTTTCGCTGACCGGCGCGGGCGTGGCCTCAAGCGGCGGCATCGGGCAAGGCGTCGGCCCGAGCGTCGGCGGCCAGCGTCCCACCAACAACAACTACGTGATCGACGGCATCGACAACAATCGCCGCGACACGACCGGACCGATCAGCTATGTCTCGAACGAAGCCACTTCGTCGGTGACGGTGATCCAGAACGCTGCGGCGCCCGAGTTCGGGCATTCGACCGGCGGCACGTTCAACGTCAGCGTGAAGAGCGGCGGCAACGACATGCACGGATCGGCCTACGAGTACCTTTCGAACCGCTATCTGAACGCCCTTGATGCGTCCTTCAAGCGGCAGGGAATCAACGAGCGGCAGCGGCTGGACCAGAACCGGCTCGGCGGAGCGCTCGGCGGCGCGATCGTCAAGAACAAGCTTTTCTACTTCGGGAACTTCGAGTACTCGCCGTACGGGCAGAATGCGACCAGTTCGTCGGCCGTGTTTACCCCGACGGCCGAGGGCTACGCGGCGCTCGAACGGATTCCGGGTTTGAACACGACCAATCTCGGCGTGCTGAAGCAATACGCGCCCGCCTCCGCGCAGGCGGCGAAGACGACGCGCGTTGCCGGAGAGACGATTTCGCTCGGAGTGCTGCCGATCGTGGCGCCGTTCTACATCAATCGCTGGGACTACATCGGCAGCATCGATTGGGACGCCTCGCAGAAGGACAAGTTCCGAGGCCGGTTCATCGGCAACAACATCCGCGCGGTGGACAGCTTCGCGGGCCTGCCGGCATTCTTCGGGAAGCAGCCGACCAACGGATACAACACGAGCCTCACCTGGTTCCGGACGGTGTCTGCATCGGCGCTCAACGAACTGCGGGTCGGATACACGCGGCATTTCAATCAGACCTCGGCCGGCGACTTCGCCTTTCCGGGCCTGGATGCGTTTCCGACGATCGGCATTCAGTCCGACTTGAATCTCTCGCTCGGGCCGAGTTCGATCGCGCCGCAATCGGCCGTGATCAACACCTATTCGCTGGTTGACAATTTCACCTGGTTCCGCGGCCGTCACACGCTGAAGGCGGGCTTCGACGTGCGGCGGGTGATCGCTCCGCAGTTCTTCGTCACGCGGGTCCGCGGGGAGTACAACTACTCGACGCTCGACCGCTTCCTGCGCGACCTCACCCCGGACCGCATGGCGCAACGCAGCTTCGGCAACGCCACCTACTGGGGCAATCTGTGGTCGAACTATGCCTACTTGAACGACGATATCCGGCTTCGTCCAAATGTCACGCTCAATCTCGGGTTGCGCTACGAGTACGTGGACGTTCCGGCCAGCAGCAAGATGCAGAGCCTGAACTCGGCGTCTTCCGTGCCGGGGCTGATCGACTTCCGGGAGCCCAAGGCCCAGCGCGCCAACTTCGCGCCGCGCGTCGGCCTGGTATGGTCGCCGGGAAACAGCGGCACGCTCGCCATCCGCGCCGGGGCCGGTCTCTCCTACGACCAGTGGTATCAGAACCTTGGCCTGTTGACCCTGCCGCCGCAGTTCTTCACGACCGTCGATCAGACGGCCGCGGCGGGGACGAACTTCCTCGCCAATGGCGGCATTCGTAGCGCTCCGGTCGGTTCCGGACTGTCCGTGCCCGACGCGCGCGCCTCGACCGTTTCCTATATCCCGGATCAGGTGCGGCCGTACGCCGCACACTGGACGCTCGGCGTCCAGAAGACGCTTCGCAACAACTACGTCGTCGAGGTCCGGTATCTGGGCACGCGAGGGGTCCACTTGCCCTTCCAGACGCGGCTCAACAGCGCGAGCGTGGTCACGCCGCAGCACAGCCTCCCGATGTTCCTCTCGCGGCCGACGCAGGGGGAACTCGATGGCCTGCCGCTGACGCTGAACCAGCTCCGGTCCGAGACCAATCCGCTCGTCCAGCAGTATTTCGACGCCGGCTTCCGGGCTCCGATCACGTCGTTCAAGCCGGTCGGCAACTCGACCTATCACGGCTTGGCGACCCAGATCACCAAGCGGATGTCGCGTGATCTACAGTTCAGCACCGCCTACACATGGAGCCACAACATCGACGATTCCACGATTCCGGTGTTCAGCACCTTGATCGTGCCGCGGCGGGCTCAGGATTCGTACAACCTCCGGCCTGAGCGAGCCTCCTCGGCGCTGGACCGCCGCCATCGCCTCGCGGTCACCGGCGTCTACGATGCGCCGTGGTTCCGGAACTCGGAAAGCTGGCTGCTTCGCAATGCCGCAGGGAACCTGACCGTCTCGGGGAGCTACATCGCCGAATCGCCGATGTACGCCACTGTCCAGAGTCTTTCCGACGCCAATCTGAACGGCGACATTTTCGGGGACCGCGCCTTGATCAATCCGGCCGGCGATCCGTTCCGCGGCTCCGGTTCGCTGCCGCTCGCCAACTCGGCTGGCCAGGTAGTCGGCTACCTCGCCGCCGACCCGTCGGCTCGCTATGTCGCCGCCGCGCCGGGCCTGTTCCCGAACGCGGGCCGCCAGACGCTACCGCTTCGCGGCATCAACAATGTCGACCTGTCGCTCATGAAGAACTTCGATCTCGGCGAAACCCGCAAGCTGCAGGTTCGCGCCGACTTCGTCAACGCGTTCAACCATTCGCAGTTCATTCCGGGTTCGGCCAACACCGTGCAGCCCGTTCCGCAGATGGGTACGGTGAACTACTTCCTGCCCGGCCACCCCGACTTCGGCAACCCCGAAACGGCGTTCCGCAACAACGCGCGAACTATCCAGTTGGCGCTGCGCCTGATGTTTTAG